Below is a genomic region from Osmerus mordax isolate fOsmMor3 chromosome 22, fOsmMor3.pri, whole genome shotgun sequence.
ATTCCTAAATTATCCTGTCTGTTTCACCATTTTAACCATTTGAAGCAACAGTCTTGTTTGTCCTTGAACCTTCTGGGTGTAAATGAAGCTGTTTTCTTTTCAATTATCATTCTCTGTGGTTGAAAGACTTCTCAAGAAGCATGAGTAGTCATTTAATACCACTGCTTGAAAGATGCTCTCCCAAAGCAGGGCATCTATATGTACTGTAAAGTGTTGCTGACTAAGGCTAGAGGCTTCTGGAAAAATGTAGAGCTACTGAATGGTCTCAATTAATATATCAGGTTATTCAAGCACATTTCCACTGTCACATGCCTTTGTTCCATCGTTTCTATTGAATCTGGGCAACAATAGCTTTTGTTTCTATGTATTgacctttgtgtctgtgttgttctTTCAGGGTCACCGTACTATGACAACGTGAGGCCTCTCTCCTACCCGGATTCAGACGCTGTCCTCATCTGCTTCGACATAAGTCGCCCAGGGACCCTGGACAGTGTACTGAAAAAGGTTTGTTTCCTTCATAAACCCCCCATCTCTTCTAAACTGTGTggggaaaaaacacacagacccgAATATGCGTCAGACAATGAGCTGACCTGTTCTCTAGACCTGCTCCAGAAAGATTCTCCCAACTGTGACTGGGTCTGGGTCATGGGGCCTTTAAAAGGCTCACTGTTGAGCGAGATACTGTGGGGTGGTCCTAACACTACGTGGAGTTCTGAGGCATGTTCCTGCCCATTCAAAACATCCGGAATCGTGATGCCCTAACACCACTCATGGACTTTGGGGAGAAAGACCCGAGAGCTTTTAGTGCCCTCAGATTTGACACTGCCTCGCAAAGGACCATGGGAAGGCTTCTAAGAATGCACGGCCCTAGCTGGTCGAAACAATCACCTGCCTGTGTTCCCCTGAACTCCCCCCGTCTGGGGACCTGCATTAGCAGCAGATTAAATCCAGAAGTTAATGCCGTTGATCACAGACTGCTTATTGTATCTGGGGAGGAAACGCGAGGATTATCTGTGGATTCTGCACGTTCAAAGAGCCACACATCCTcttaaaaggagagagggaggtggtggtgctGACCTTTGTCCTCAACATCCGGGGCTCGACTCAGTCCAGACAAGTTAGCCTGTTTGTCTAGCCGTCTATCCACCGTCTAACCATCTAAGTGGTGTTCTTTGTTCTCCACAGTGGAAAGGGGAGATCCAGGAATTTTGCCCCAACACCAAGATGCTGCTGGTGGGATGCAAGTCAGATCTGCGCACAGACCTCAACACCCTTGTGGAGCTGTCCAATCACAGACAGACGCCGGTGTCATATGATCAGGTACAGCTCATCCACATAAGGTTACTCTGCAGCAAGTGTACAATGGAAAAGTAGATAACATATTGATTCCAGTTTGTCCATCAAAGGTGCTTTACTGTATTTATGGGAAGTTGGCATCCACGTTGCTCCTATTTATTTCCTATGGTTTTACATTTGCAGGGTTCCAACATGGCGAAGCAGATTTCGGCCCCCTACATCGAGTGCTCGGCCCAGCAGTCAGAGAACAGCGTGAGGGACATCCTCCACGTGGCCACCTTGGCCTGCGTCAACAAAAACACCAAGAACGTCAAACGCAACAAATCAGCACGAGCCGCCAAGAGGATCTCGCACATGCCCGGTAGGCCTGACCTGGCTGCGGTGGCAGCGGATCTGCGCAAGGACAAAGCCAAGAGTTGCTCAGTCATGTGACCTGGCTCACCCAATTAGAGggagtggaggtggggaggatggtGCGTGGCGTCAGGATGTTAGTGGGTGTAGCTCCTTCCTGCACTTTAAGGCCTTGGCCTGTCCTGGAGTGGGCTTTAATATGCATCAGACAATGTCAGTGGACTGTCACTGGAGTACACAGTACAAACCAAGACTTCAGACTCTTCACACATAGCCATGTCCCTCCCCCCGCCTGACCCTCACTacgtgtcaccccccccccaacacaggaAGCGGTATCAGCCCCGGTCAGCGAGCTGCCAGGAAGTGACATGACTTCCACCCGCTGgttgaagaggaaggggggggtcaATGCTTTCCATGGGAAATGTGTAGGGGAAGTGATGTCATTTCGGAAAGGTTGAGTTCCTGACGTGTAGTTCCTGGGAGGTCCCACCCctaaaccccccccaccccttcccagATCAACTGTGACTTTTGACTATTCTGATTGCACCCTGACCAAACCTGACAAGACTCCATCTTGCACTGGACCCCAGGCCTGGCTAAACAAGAGGGTATTGAAATGAATTCccgtcactgtgtgtgtttaaatcaagttctttctcatctctttctctctgttgttgCGAGTGAATCTATTGTGTTCTTGTCCTTTTCTTTCCAGTGTTCTGACAACAATATAAAGCTGATTCTTTAATACCTGAAGGTCTTTCAGACTACAAGTGGGATGAAGGTAAAGATAGACAAGGTTTTGAGACATGGTATACAGTCATGCTCACAAGCTATAGGAGAATCAGTAGTGTACTAAAGACAGACATTTGTTTCAGTAAAGACAGTTCTGAATAAGCTAGACTACCATTACTGATCTCGGATCTTGAAGTATGGCATATAGTCTGAATCTGTGCCACATAAGAGTAATGAACAATGAATCGAAAACAGCCTCCATTGGGTTGAAGGACTGCCAAAGTTTTGGTTTTGAAATCCCGATCAAAGATCAAATAGCAAGCATTTTTTCTCTGGACAAAACAAGCATGTTTGTTATTAATGAGTACCCTACTCCTGTTCTCTGTGTTCAAGGTAGAGATGCACTTTTTTAAGGATCTTGCTTTGCAGGAAAAGCTACATTGTTTCTGGTGTACTAGAGTAACTGGCTGTGCTTTTCTGGAATCAGTATCTTTATAAGCGCAGTGTTATCAGATAGCTGACAGctgttacagtacagtaacatATGTATCTGAATTACAAGATACTGTTTATAAGGAAGTGTTTCATGTGTAGTTCATCACCTTTGTCTTGAATGTTGAAGTCCACTTTGTATGTTCGTCACATTGATGTTGCCACAATATTTATTGAATTGTATATTTCCCCTTTTGAATAAATCCCAAATGAAACCAATTATTTTGTCAATTTCTCGACCAGTGACTTTTTATATTATACAAGGCCCTCACTTTCAATACAATGTCAAGTTTACACATCAATTCACCCAAATTGGAAATAACAAAGACATGCATCATTTCAGAAGGCTCTTGTGAAGCTTGTTGTATTTCTTCGATTGTGAAATGATTTTGAGATCATGACATTATACAAGCCTGTCAGAGTAAACAAATTAGACAAAACATCTTGTCTATCAATGCATTCAAGGAATAAAACCAAATGTTGTTTCAAAAGATCTATGTCTTAGAGAAGATTTGTGTGCATGGGGTGCTGAGGTCAAAGTGGGGGCTATTAGTCTTGaacatgcaaacaacacatttttAGAAGCCATCAGTCACCAAGCAGCATGATTGTGTCTCTGAAGAATACATCAATCAGTCGGAAAAGCATGTTTAGAGAGGTATGAGTAATTCCTAGATGATGTCACTGTGAATGGCACGTATTAGACTGTCACAGGAGTGCTTGGCAGACGTAAGTGATGATGCCccaggatgcacctgagtgagAAGCCTAATATAACGCTGCCAGAGAGGACAGGATAAATGTATGGCAGGTAATAGATGTACAGGTGCATATCTACGCTTGAACGGTCTTAGAAAATAAAGCAATGCATAAAGTGAAATTTAAAAACACTCAATTGTGTCTCGACAGAAGTGACCCGGTGACAAGCAACCTACAGAACTGGACACCTGTCTTCTAGCCTTTTACAAATATTCAATAATATGTCGCAGCTGCCCATAAATTGAATTAGTCTCTGCAAGGCCCTTTGTATCAAACAATGTCCCTTTCTATACTGCGATGTTACATAAGATGGAAGAAATTAGAGATGAGATTGATGACAGCTGTCCTGTCGTCACAGACTTTCCCAGGGGTGTTTC
It encodes:
- the rnd3a gene encoding rho family GTPase 3a is translated as MKERRPCQKLSLKSGMDPSQSVKCKIVVVGDSQCGKTALLHVFAKDCFPENYVPTVFENYTASFEIDTQRIELSLWDTSGSPYYDNVRPLSYPDSDAVLICFDISRPGTLDSVLKKWKGEIQEFCPNTKMLLVGCKSDLRTDLNTLVELSNHRQTPVSYDQGSNMAKQISAPYIECSAQQSENSVRDILHVATLACVNKNTKNVKRNKSARAAKRISHMPGRPDLAAVAADLRKDKAKSCSVM